The proteins below are encoded in one region of Streptomyces roseirectus:
- a CDS encoding SGNH/GDSL hydrolase family protein — protein MHTPSVPQHPISRRTLVTAAAAGLVASVATPSVATPSRANAAPARYRTVGRTAPAADGFVQFTWPGVYFEARFRGSGVGVVLDDAVNDYDVQIDGVTARTVVTPGRATVWVDGLADAVHRVRLVKRTESPWAVGKFGGFVAAPGGALLPGPRPRHRQIEFIGDSFTAGYGNVSGVRDCSGIGGVDRNTNADLSFAALTARALGADHQNNAFSGRGMVRNYAGTSPGTDYRTYYDRALLNVDGDVWHRPPTWRPQLIVVGLGINDFSTPLHPGEAWATEAELLAAYETAYHGFLDRLRARYGPRPHIVVSSTRVSTVPYRETVERITRTRSTQGDHRVHHWYYGDAALDLLACDWHPSLQDHRLLSGLLLDRVSTLRLRW, from the coding sequence ATGCACACGCCTTCTGTACCTCAACACCCCATCTCCCGACGGACATTGGTGACCGCAGCGGCGGCTGGACTGGTGGCGTCCGTCGCCACACCGTCCGTTGCCACGCCGTCCCGCGCGAACGCCGCCCCGGCCCGCTACCGCACGGTCGGCCGGACGGCGCCGGCCGCCGACGGATTCGTCCAATTCACCTGGCCCGGCGTCTACTTCGAGGCCCGCTTCCGGGGGAGCGGGGTGGGCGTCGTGCTCGACGACGCCGTCAACGACTACGACGTGCAGATCGACGGCGTGACCGCGCGGACGGTGGTGACACCGGGGCGGGCGACCGTGTGGGTCGACGGGCTCGCCGACGCCGTGCACCGTGTGCGGCTCGTGAAGCGGACCGAAAGCCCTTGGGCCGTAGGGAAGTTCGGGGGGTTCGTGGCCGCGCCCGGCGGTGCGCTGCTGCCCGGTCCGCGCCCCCGGCACCGGCAGATCGAGTTCATCGGGGACTCGTTCACCGCCGGGTACGGCAACGTCTCGGGCGTGCGCGACTGTTCGGGGATCGGCGGCGTCGACCGGAACACCAACGCCGACCTCTCCTTCGCCGCCCTGACCGCGAGAGCGCTCGGCGCGGACCACCAGAACAACGCCTTCTCGGGGCGGGGCATGGTCCGCAACTACGCCGGTACGAGCCCCGGCACGGACTACCGGACGTACTACGACCGGGCGCTGTTGAACGTCGACGGCGACGTCTGGCACCGACCGCCCACCTGGCGGCCCCAGCTCATCGTCGTCGGCCTGGGCATCAACGACTTCTCCACCCCTCTCCACCCGGGCGAGGCGTGGGCGACGGAGGCGGAACTGCTCGCCGCGTACGAGACCGCCTACCACGGCTTTCTGGACAGGCTCCGGGCCCGCTACGGTCCCCGCCCGCACATCGTCGTCAGCTCCACCCGGGTCTCCACCGTCCCCTACCGGGAGACCGTCGAGCGCATCACCAGGACCCGTAGTACCCAAGGTGACCACCGGGTCCACCACTGGTACTACGGGGACGCCGCCCTGGACCTCCTCGCCTGCGACTGGCACCCCTCGCTCCAGGACCACCGCCTTCTCTCCGGCCTCCTCCTCGACCGCGTCTCCACCCTGCGCCTGCGCTGGTGA
- a CDS encoding serine/threonine-protein kinase — protein MGNEGGGFQRLQRDDPQVAGGYRLVARLGTGGMGRVYLSYTRGGRAVAVKVVRPELADDPVFRKRFHREVKAARRVRGAYTAELIDADADGMPPWLATLYVPGPSLSELVARHGALPVPAVLWLMAGVAEALEAIHEVGVVHRDLKPSNVLLAPDGPRVIDFGISLAPDATVHTTQQSTIGTPQFMAPEQASADEITPATDVFALGQTVAFAALGEPLYGSGSALNVMYRIVNSAPDLSPLPDRLRPILARCLAADPQERATPAEIVAWCRRELGPEADTSGGPEVWHEVVGPPVPAPAPTLVPTLAATDVWAPPSEVVRVASSRKRRRMIAGVGALLAVPVLAALVWLGVEFAELSRNRADASPPATPSASASASTSASHSAGAVPEEAADDLAAGAAGPSGAGSAPVVALPYPLTHLDQDNSVSLREPVSRDDRKGDIRLVCGDGECALKSDTTEMVLLAGPPDGSYDTCGALLAGPAAVGSSVSLASAAAGSQICVKNRSGDIALLVIQVKSTALPDSRINFVMADLTVWRAN, from the coding sequence ATGGGGAACGAGGGCGGGGGGTTCCAGCGGCTCCAGCGGGACGACCCCCAAGTGGCGGGCGGATACCGGCTGGTGGCGCGGCTCGGCACGGGCGGCATGGGGCGGGTCTACCTGTCGTACACGCGAGGTGGCCGGGCCGTCGCGGTGAAGGTCGTCCGGCCGGAGCTGGCCGACGACCCCGTTTTCCGCAAGCGGTTCCACCGCGAGGTGAAGGCGGCCCGGCGCGTACGGGGCGCCTACACGGCCGAGTTGATCGACGCCGACGCGGACGGCATGCCGCCCTGGCTGGCCACGCTGTACGTGCCGGGGCCCTCGCTGTCCGAACTCGTCGCCAGGCACGGGGCGTTGCCGGTACCGGCGGTGCTGTGGCTGATGGCGGGCGTGGCCGAGGCGCTGGAGGCCATCCACGAAGTCGGTGTCGTGCACCGGGACTTGAAGCCGTCGAACGTGCTGCTCGCGCCCGACGGGCCCCGCGTCATCGACTTCGGCATCTCGCTCGCGCCCGACGCGACCGTGCACACCACCCAGCAATCCACCATCGGCACGCCCCAGTTCATGGCCCCGGAGCAGGCGTCCGCCGATGAGATCACCCCGGCGACCGACGTGTTCGCGCTCGGCCAGACGGTCGCGTTCGCCGCGCTCGGCGAGCCGCTGTACGGGAGCGGTTCCGCGCTCAACGTGATGTACCGGATCGTGAACTCCGCGCCCGACCTGTCACCGCTGCCCGACCGGCTCCGGCCGATCCTCGCGCGCTGCCTGGCCGCCGATCCGCAGGAGCGAGCCACCCCGGCGGAGATCGTCGCCTGGTGCCGGCGGGAACTGGGGCCGGAGGCTGATACCTCCGGGGGACCCGAGGTGTGGCACGAGGTCGTGGGGCCACCTGTACCGGCGCCCGCACCCACCCTGGTACCGACCCTGGCCGCCACCGACGTATGGGCGCCTCCCTCTGAGGTCGTACGGGTAGCCTCGTCCCGCAAGCGCAGGAGGATGATCGCGGGCGTCGGCGCTCTGCTGGCCGTGCCGGTCCTCGCCGCGCTGGTGTGGCTGGGGGTGGAGTTCGCCGAGCTGAGCCGGAACCGGGCCGACGCGTCGCCGCCGGCCACGCCGTCCGCGTCCGCGTCCGCGTCGACTTCGGCTTCGCATTCGGCGGGGGCCGTCCCCGAGGAGGCCGCCGACGACCTGGCGGCGGGAGCGGCCGGACCTTCCGGCGCGGGTTCGGCTCCGGTCGTCGCGCTGCCGTACCCGCTGACGCACCTGGACCAGGACAATTCGGTCAGCCTCCGGGAGCCGGTCAGCCGCGACGACCGCAAGGGGGACATCCGCCTCGTCTGCGGCGACGGCGAATGCGCCCTGAAGAGCGACACCACCGAGATGGTGCTGCTCGCGGGCCCGCCGGACGGCTCCTACGACACGTGCGGCGCTCTGCTCGCGGGGCCCGCCGCCGTCGGCAGCAGTGTGTCGCTCGCGTCCGCGGCGGCCGGCAGCCAGATCTGTGTCAAGAACCGTTCCGGGGACATCGCCCTGCTCGTGATCCAGGTCAAGTCGACCGCCCTGCCCGACTCCAGGATCAACTTCGTGATGGCCGACCTCACGGTCTGGCGCGCCAACTAG
- a CDS encoding TetR/AcrR family transcriptional regulator, which translates to MGAEPDRRRYDSLRRTAQAKETRLDIARAARRLFVERGWAATTVRDVAREAGVSVPTVYATYGNKTELTRALADAADLSADLSRLLADLESPAAGPADQLAALAAYDRRLYERAGDVITLIREAARAEPELAELYRAGREGGDATRTQVFSSWPAGTLRADTDVRTATDVYAALCNIDVYTVLTGERGWSADRVEEWWARTLAAELLVQASP; encoded by the coding sequence GTGGGCGCGGAACCCGACCGGCGGCGTTACGACTCCCTGCGCAGGACGGCGCAGGCCAAGGAGACCCGGCTGGACATCGCGCGGGCGGCGCGGCGGCTGTTCGTCGAGCGGGGCTGGGCGGCGACGACCGTGCGGGACGTGGCCCGCGAGGCGGGCGTCTCGGTGCCGACGGTCTACGCGACGTACGGCAACAAGACGGAGCTGACCCGGGCCCTGGCGGACGCCGCCGACCTCTCCGCCGACCTGTCCCGGCTCCTCGCGGACCTGGAGTCCCCGGCCGCGGGCCCCGCCGACCAGCTCGCCGCGCTCGCAGCCTATGACCGCCGCCTGTACGAACGGGCCGGTGACGTCATCACGCTGATCCGCGAAGCGGCGCGCGCGGAACCGGAGTTGGCGGAGCTCTACCGCGCGGGCCGCGAGGGCGGCGACGCGACCCGGACGCAGGTCTTCTCGTCCTGGCCCGCCGGAACTCTCCGCGCGGACACGGACGTTCGCACCGCGACCGACGTCTACGCGGCCCTGTGCAACATCGACGTCTACACCGTGCTCACCGGCGAACGGGGCTGGTCCGCCGACCGCGTCGAGGAGTGGTGGGCCCGAACTCTGGCCGCTGAACTGCTTGTTCAGGCATCCCCCTGA
- a CDS encoding 2-oxoglutarate/malate transporter, protein MLRQLARPAARDVSTAAGLAAIAFASLIVLGNVVLVPAGLPRTGAQLADVSVFFEEHGQLVGVGSALTPAAWVAATLFGAGALAVLRRDEREPGTAWALFGFAGLVLQNAAFTGVIALRLALASSDGDAAPALWPLHDTLFTLNGTFLAVALTGLSLAGLQAGLVRPWLARLSLASATLQFTSATLTPLVVDHDGPLGLLGLTGWLLWVIWLVSYGITLIRLTPGRRAAGATEEPAIA, encoded by the coding sequence ATGTTACGTCAACTCGCACGTCCGGCCGCCCGTGACGTCTCCACGGCCGCCGGTCTCGCCGCCATCGCGTTCGCCTCGCTGATCGTCCTGGGCAACGTGGTGCTCGTACCGGCGGGACTGCCCCGCACCGGGGCCCAACTTGCCGACGTCAGCGTGTTCTTCGAGGAGCACGGCCAACTCGTGGGCGTCGGCTCGGCGTTGACCCCGGCGGCCTGGGTGGCGGCGACGCTGTTCGGGGCGGGTGCGCTCGCCGTGCTGCGCCGGGACGAACGCGAACCGGGCACCGCCTGGGCCCTGTTCGGGTTCGCGGGGCTCGTCCTCCAGAACGCCGCGTTCACCGGAGTCATCGCGCTGCGCCTCGCCCTGGCCTCGTCCGACGGGGACGCCGCCCCGGCGCTGTGGCCCCTGCACGACACCCTGTTCACGCTCAACGGCACGTTCCTGGCCGTCGCCCTGACCGGCCTGTCCCTCGCGGGCCTCCAGGCCGGTCTCGTACGGCCATGGCTCGCCCGCCTGAGCCTGGCCTCGGCCACGCTCCAGTTCACCTCGGCGACCCTCACACCCCTGGTCGTCGACCACGACGGCCCGCTGGGTCTCCTCGGCCTCACCGGCTGGCTCCTGTGGGTGATCTGGCTCGTCTCCTACGGGATCACCCTGATCCGCCTGACACCGGGGCGGCGGGCCGCCGGGGCGACCGAGGAGCCGGCCATCGCGTAG
- a CDS encoding DUF2218 domain-containing protein gives MPTSRARVATDTPARYAKQLASHLGRKVPAEETPEGDLRLVFDKTTALLHSAADHLLIEVTGPDAEAVVAIQGVVGSHLERFGRRGELKVEWEGGVEE, from the coding sequence ATGCCCACCTCCCGTGCCCGCGTCGCCACCGACACCCCGGCCCGCTACGCCAAGCAGCTCGCCTCCCACCTCGGCCGCAAGGTCCCCGCCGAGGAGACCCCCGAGGGCGACCTCCGCCTCGTCTTCGACAAGACCACCGCCCTCCTGCACTCCGCCGCCGACCACCTCCTGATCGAGGTGACCGGCCCCGACGCGGAGGCGGTCGTCGCGATCCAAGGAGTGGTGGGGAGCCACCTCGAACGCTTCGGGCGCCGGGGTGAGCTGAAGGTGGAGTGGGAAGGGGGCGTGGAGGAGTAG
- a CDS encoding transglycosylase SLT domain-containing protein: MPKSRRGRIAAAGAMSVLATAIVAPLASATLSGPSSSDGATPSDLVTDTSQLPSGWRKSDDRMVTFDGDATGFHVLVADSAKRYAWRTAATLSEPGIETDQWIGQTCVTGSGDKAVVVYAPRQAANDQQGFQEGAFAAVVDLTDGAVTKLPELVSLAYFNPGCGDGEQAVLTRPQGNDTQLLTVDAGRGTLVKKQTVAGQLTSAVPFAGGIAASAGDSVVSVDGKGDVRTLAKTGGTPFRLVPDAQTGLAYQVPAGDKAVQVRRVTSTGTDQLLGSGALGTLAVRGTGGRVFVTGEDADKKLKSASLPKSWRALDDVPASAEVSTTGALALIGVGSGTEAAGAKPSGAIPDAGTAQPVGIDALVPGTGADFAFRVKPDALRQEQGSAQSPALRETKSRANSGSSDAGARTGDAGVHTNSVRAEPVGTGAASAQTSGDDPAHTTTDPDRACAVTRNDPHLQSLQPSADMAEWATDLAVQGKLDVRRRKGWNGTDLASYTPQGMFPPLELKGGGRVPAQIMLGVLAQESNLVQATPRASAGESGNFTQGGYYGNGGSVHTVNWAGADCGYGISQVTSGMAKSDTTTFTAEQQKAITVDYAANIAAGLRILQDKWNQLYDKGVLVNGGDARYLENWWFALWAYNSGFNQPSPTDSAAPWGLGWFNNPANGLYPADRKMFLSSGYEDSRTPNLWTYPERVMGWAAYSLQKNDPQTGKPVAQFTVGSWPDGGAPAAQPPHDAFCTPAGNDCDVTKPRKAPGSSQPTGPCQLDSFKCWWHQPVSWTDCATTCGTEVLKYEATDPEPKATPVHPAACASTLPPNALIVDDVPNTVKFRVGSANPCAGERNWVSRGTLTFTFGSAEQNGATVYPSKIDFHQLGAGFGGHFWFTHTRVPTYTDSVVTGTWTPDRTLKGWARVLVHLPDHQADTPSATYRIDLGDGTVVEKTVSQDTGGKNTWLSLGSYEFRGTPSVSLSSATADGTGDAAIAWDALAFVPQAQKPSDAVTP, translated from the coding sequence GTGCCGAAAAGCAGGCGGGGACGGATAGCGGCGGCCGGTGCGATGTCCGTGCTGGCCACGGCGATCGTCGCGCCGCTCGCCTCGGCGACGCTGAGCGGCCCGTCGTCGTCCGACGGTGCCACGCCGTCGGACCTGGTCACCGACACCTCCCAACTCCCCTCCGGCTGGCGGAAGTCGGACGACCGGATGGTCACCTTCGACGGTGACGCGACCGGCTTCCACGTCCTCGTCGCCGACTCCGCCAAGCGCTACGCCTGGCGCACCGCCGCCACCCTGTCCGAGCCCGGCATCGAGACCGACCAGTGGATCGGCCAGACCTGCGTGACCGGTTCGGGCGACAAGGCGGTCGTCGTCTACGCGCCCCGCCAGGCCGCCAACGACCAACAGGGCTTCCAGGAAGGCGCGTTCGCCGCCGTGGTCGACCTGACCGACGGCGCCGTGACCAAGCTCCCCGAACTGGTCTCCCTCGCCTACTTCAACCCCGGCTGCGGCGACGGCGAACAGGCCGTGCTGACCCGGCCGCAGGGCAACGACACCCAGCTGCTGACCGTCGACGCCGGACGCGGCACGCTCGTCAAGAAGCAGACCGTCGCAGGGCAGTTGACCTCCGCCGTGCCCTTCGCGGGCGGCATCGCGGCCTCGGCCGGCGACTCCGTCGTCTCGGTGGACGGCAAGGGCGACGTCCGTACGCTCGCGAAGACCGGCGGCACGCCGTTCCGGCTGGTGCCGGACGCGCAGACCGGGCTCGCCTACCAAGTGCCCGCCGGGGACAAGGCAGTTCAGGTCCGCCGCGTGACCTCCACCGGAACCGACCAACTGCTTGGTTCCGGCGCGCTCGGCACCCTCGCCGTACGGGGCACCGGCGGCCGGGTCTTCGTCACCGGCGAGGACGCGGACAAGAAGCTCAAGTCGGCGTCCCTGCCGAAGAGTTGGCGCGCTCTGGACGACGTGCCCGCGTCGGCCGAGGTCTCCACCACCGGTGCTCTCGCCCTGATCGGAGTGGGCAGCGGCACCGAGGCGGCGGGCGCCAAGCCGTCGGGCGCGATCCCGGACGCCGGTACCGCGCAGCCCGTCGGCATCGACGCCCTCGTCCCCGGCACCGGTGCCGACTTCGCGTTCCGGGTGAAGCCCGACGCGCTCCGGCAGGAGCAGGGGTCGGCGCAGTCACCGGCCCTGCGCGAAACCAAGTCCCGTGCGAACAGCGGCAGTTCGGACGCCGGTGCGCGCACCGGCGACGCCGGTGTGCACACCAACAGCGTCCGCGCCGAACCCGTCGGCACCGGGGCGGCGTCCGCGCAGACCTCCGGCGACGACCCGGCGCACACCACGACCGATCCGGACCGGGCCTGCGCGGTCACCCGCAACGACCCGCACCTCCAGTCGCTCCAGCCGTCCGCGGACATGGCCGAGTGGGCCACCGACCTCGCCGTCCAGGGCAAGCTCGACGTCCGCCGCCGCAAGGGCTGGAACGGCACCGACCTCGCCTCGTACACCCCGCAGGGCATGTTCCCGCCGCTCGAACTCAAGGGCGGCGGCCGGGTTCCGGCGCAGATCATGCTCGGCGTCCTCGCCCAGGAGTCCAACCTGGTGCAGGCCACGCCGAGGGCGTCCGCCGGGGAGAGCGGCAACTTCACGCAGGGCGGCTACTACGGCAACGGCGGCAGCGTCCACACCGTCAACTGGGCCGGTGCCGACTGCGGTTACGGCATCTCGCAGGTGACCAGTGGCATGGCGAAGTCGGACACGACGACCTTCACCGCCGAGCAGCAGAAGGCGATCACCGTCGACTACGCGGCGAACATCGCGGCCGGGCTGCGGATCCTCCAGGACAAGTGGAACCAGCTGTACGACAAGGGCGTGCTCGTCAACGGCGGCGACGCGCGCTACCTGGAGAACTGGTGGTTCGCGCTCTGGGCGTACAACAGCGGTTTCAACCAGCCGAGTCCGACGGACAGCGCCGCCCCCTGGGGGCTGGGCTGGTTCAACAACCCGGCCAACGGGCTCTACCCGGCGGACCGCAAGATGTTCCTCTCCTCGGGGTACGAGGACTCCCGTACTCCCAACCTGTGGACCTACCCCGAGAGGGTGATGGGCTGGGCGGCGTACTCCCTGCAGAAGAACGACCCGCAGACCGGCAAGCCCGTCGCCCAGTTCACCGTCGGCTCCTGGCCGGACGGCGGCGCGCCCGCCGCGCAGCCGCCGCACGACGCGTTCTGCACCCCCGCCGGCAACGACTGCGACGTCACCAAGCCCCGTAAGGCGCCCGGCTCCAGCCAGCCGACCGGCCCCTGCCAGCTCGACTCGTTCAAGTGCTGGTGGCACCAGCCGGTGAGCTGGACGGACTGCGCGACGACCTGTGGTACCGAAGTACTCAAGTATGAGGCGACCGACCCGGAGCCGAAGGCCACGCCGGTCCACCCGGCGGCCTGCGCCTCCACCCTGCCGCCGAACGCGCTGATCGTCGACGACGTCCCGAACACCGTGAAGTTCCGCGTCGGCTCCGCCAACCCCTGCGCGGGCGAACGGAACTGGGTCAGCCGGGGCACGCTGACGTTCACCTTCGGCTCGGCCGAGCAGAACGGGGCGACGGTCTACCCCTCGAAGATCGACTTCCATCAGCTCGGCGCCGGGTTCGGCGGGCACTTCTGGTTCACCCACACCCGGGTGCCGACCTACACCGACTCGGTCGTCACCGGCACCTGGACCCCCGACCGCACCCTCAAGGGCTGGGCCCGGGTCCTCGTCCACCTGCCCGACCACCAGGCGGACACCCCCTCGGCGACGTACCGCATCGACCTCGGTGACGGCACGGTCGTGGAGAAGACGGTCTCGCAGGACACCGGGGGCAAGAACACCTGGCTCTCCCTCGGGTCGTACGAGTTCCGCGGCACCCCCAGTGTCTCGCTCAGCTCGGCCACGGCCGACGGCACGGGTGACGCGGCGATCGCCTGGGACGCGCTGGCCTTCGTGCCGCAGGCCCAGAAGCCGTCGGACGCGGTGACACCGTGA
- a CDS encoding response regulator — MTRVLVVEDDPQLVRALVLNLRARRYDVDAAPDGTTALRLAAARQPDVVLLDLGLPDMDGVEVVRALRGWTRVPVLVLSARHSSQDKVAALDAGADDYVVKPFSMDELLARLRAAVRRTEEMPLAPESTRVETDAFTIDLLAKKVVREGRDVRLTPTEWHLLELLVTRPGRLVTQKYLLQEVWGISRTNKTNYLRVYMAQLRRKLEADPAHPRHLITEPGMGYRFEDGG, encoded by the coding sequence ATGACGCGGGTGCTGGTGGTCGAGGACGACCCACAGCTCGTCCGAGCCCTCGTACTCAACCTGCGGGCGCGGCGCTACGACGTCGACGCCGCCCCCGACGGCACCACGGCCCTGCGGCTCGCCGCCGCCCGGCAGCCCGACGTCGTCCTCCTCGACCTCGGGCTGCCGGACATGGACGGCGTCGAGGTCGTCAGGGCCCTGCGCGGCTGGACCCGCGTACCGGTCCTGGTCCTCTCGGCCCGCCACTCCTCGCAGGACAAGGTCGCGGCCCTGGACGCGGGGGCGGACGACTATGTCGTCAAGCCGTTCAGCATGGACGAACTCCTCGCCCGGCTGCGGGCCGCCGTCCGCCGTACGGAGGAGATGCCGCTGGCTCCCGAGTCCACCCGGGTGGAGACGGACGCCTTCACCATCGACCTCCTCGCGAAGAAGGTCGTACGGGAGGGGCGGGACGTGAGGCTTACGCCGACCGAGTGGCACCTGCTGGAACTCCTCGTCACCCGCCCCGGCCGGCTCGTCACCCAGAAGTACCTCCTCCAGGAGGTGTGGGGGATCTCCCGGACCAACAAGACCAATTACCTACGGGTCTACATGGCCCAGCTGCGCCGGAAACTCGAAGCCGACCCCGCCCACCCCCGCCACCTGATCACCGAACCCGGCATGGGCTACCGCTTCGAGGACGGCGGATGA
- a CDS encoding potassium-transporting ATPase subunit C, whose product MNNSVTNTARLLAAGLRALLVLTLVTGVLYPLVVTGIAQVAFHGKANGSEVKSQGKVVGSSLIGQQGYSLDWFQPRPANGLGENSVNTQYKLLLSGATNLAADSRTLIKQVEDAKAKVVADNSVPGFAVRPSDVPADAVTSSASGLDPDISPAYAQLQVHRVALKNHLPVAAVEKLVEEHTEGRTLGFIGDPRVNVLQLNIALKALVARQ is encoded by the coding sequence ATGAACAACTCCGTGACGAACACGGCCCGTCTGCTCGCGGCGGGGCTGCGCGCCCTGCTCGTCCTGACCCTGGTGACCGGCGTGCTCTACCCGCTGGTGGTGACCGGCATCGCCCAAGTCGCCTTCCACGGCAAGGCGAACGGCTCCGAGGTCAAGTCCCAAGGGAAGGTGGTGGGTTCGTCCCTCATCGGCCAACAGGGCTACAGCCTCGACTGGTTCCAGCCCCGCCCGGCGAACGGCCTCGGCGAGAACTCCGTCAACACCCAGTACAAGCTGCTGCTTTCGGGCGCCACGAACCTCGCCGCCGACAGCAGGACGCTGATCAAGCAGGTCGAGGACGCCAAGGCGAAGGTCGTCGCGGACAACTCGGTGCCGGGCTTCGCGGTGCGGCCGTCCGACGTCCCCGCCGACGCCGTCACCTCCTCCGCCTCCGGACTCGACCCGGACATCTCCCCGGCCTACGCCCAACTCCAGGTGCACCGCGTCGCGTTGAAGAACCACCTGCCGGTCGCGGCGGTGGAGAAGCTGGTCGAGGAGCACACCGAGGGCCGCACCCTCGGCTTCATCGGTGACCCCCGGGTCAACGTCCTCCAACTCAACATCGCTCTCAAGGCACTTGTGGCCCGGCAGTGA